The following proteins are co-located in the Micromonospora viridifaciens genome:
- a CDS encoding beta-ketoacyl synthase N-terminal-like domain-containing protein, which translates to MPLAITGSAMRTSLGDTAETYKALLAGESGRQPLRYVAPEGVNVRHGYHVDAAGPEQPYRASAWLAECVAAAAREAGLDCARQRVVAIVGTGLRELRAVERWRADGQPVDLDALHFGAAVRAALPGVEEVITVSNACSASTHALALAADLIELDEADAVLACGADAMTESMLAMIGRVGDESSDAVRPFDADRKGVLLGDGAVAVVVQRAPENGAPVRLRGVGMSCDAYHETAPDPDGLRAAMTDAYRRAGLRPDDVGLVLAHGTGTALNDPTEAGVLAGLFADAEPGPLVTGIKGAIGHTSGSAGLMSLLVAVEALRHGQVPPVVGLRTPIAEAAPLNLVVGEPVGTDARVAQVNAFGFGGVNAVCLVEVRRER; encoded by the coding sequence GTGCCGCTCGCGATCACCGGTAGCGCCATGCGCACCAGCCTCGGCGACACCGCCGAGACGTACAAGGCGTTGCTCGCCGGGGAGTCCGGGCGGCAACCGCTGCGGTACGTGGCCCCGGAGGGGGTCAACGTCCGCCACGGCTACCACGTCGACGCGGCCGGCCCGGAGCAGCCGTACCGGGCCAGCGCCTGGCTGGCCGAGTGCGTGGCGGCGGCGGCCCGAGAAGCGGGACTCGACTGCGCCCGGCAGCGGGTCGTCGCGATCGTCGGCACCGGGCTGCGCGAGCTGCGCGCGGTGGAACGGTGGCGGGCCGACGGGCAGCCGGTGGACCTGGACGCGCTGCACTTCGGCGCCGCCGTACGCGCCGCGCTGCCCGGCGTCGAGGAGGTCATCACGGTCTCCAACGCCTGTTCGGCCTCCACCCACGCGCTCGCCCTGGCTGCCGACCTGATCGAGCTGGACGAGGCGGACGCGGTGCTGGCCTGCGGCGCGGACGCGATGACCGAGAGCATGCTCGCCATGATCGGGCGGGTCGGTGACGAGTCCAGCGACGCGGTACGCCCGTTCGACGCCGACCGCAAGGGCGTGCTGCTCGGCGACGGCGCGGTGGCCGTCGTAGTGCAGCGGGCTCCCGAGAACGGCGCCCCGGTACGGCTGCGCGGGGTGGGCATGTCGTGCGACGCGTACCACGAGACGGCGCCCGACCCGGACGGCCTGCGGGCCGCGATGACCGACGCCTACCGGCGGGCCGGCCTGCGCCCGGACGACGTCGGCCTGGTGCTGGCGCACGGCACCGGGACCGCGCTGAACGACCCGACCGAGGCCGGCGTGCTGGCCGGGCTCTTCGCCGACGCCGAGCCCGGGCCGCTGGTCACCGGGATCAAGGGCGCGATCGGCCACACCTCCGGCAGCGCCGGGCTGATGAGCCTGCTCGTCGCCGTCGAGGCACTGCGCCACGGCCAGGTGCCACCGGTGGTCGGGCTGCGTACGCCGATCGCCGAGGCGGCTCCGCTGAACCTGGTGGTCGGCGAGCCGGTGGGCACCGACGCCCGGGTGGCCCAGGTCAACGCGTTCGGATTCGGCGGCGTGAACGCCGTCTGCCTGGTGGAGGTGCGGCGTGAGCGGTGA
- a CDS encoding beta-ketoacyl synthase N-terminal-like domain-containing protein, producing the protein MSGDRVAVAAAAVHVPGIAPERLIASATEPDCGPDEAHTLLGRKGLLFKEPAVRIAMCAVHRALGLPPGRPTAPVPGAAGTAVVVSSNLGNVATVCDIVDQVRAGGLRGVSPMQAPNASSNIVASSIAIRYGFTGPNLMVCSGATGGLDAVRLGALLVRSGRAPRVVVVGAEPADEVATRLRADAGLPAGPSQGMAACVVLAPAERPGGVRLHSVRRHRAPEAMPADGPPTIRLACGTGSGGGADEDLAALVNAGYGATGVLQTALAARWLADPASRPAGVDEAAEAALTCGSAGDGFATARLYRDGAGT; encoded by the coding sequence GTGAGCGGTGACCGGGTGGCGGTAGCGGCCGCGGCGGTACACGTGCCGGGGATCGCCCCGGAGCGGCTGATCGCCTCGGCCACCGAGCCGGACTGCGGCCCCGACGAGGCGCACACCCTGCTCGGCCGCAAGGGGCTGCTGTTCAAGGAGCCGGCGGTGCGGATCGCGATGTGCGCCGTACACCGGGCCCTGGGCCTGCCGCCGGGCCGGCCGACCGCGCCGGTGCCCGGCGCCGCCGGCACGGCCGTGGTGGTGAGCTCCAACCTGGGCAACGTCGCCACCGTCTGCGACATCGTCGACCAGGTCCGCGCCGGTGGCCTGCGCGGGGTGAGCCCGATGCAGGCGCCGAACGCGTCCAGCAACATCGTCGCCAGCAGCATCGCCATCCGGTACGGCTTCACCGGCCCCAACCTGATGGTCTGCTCCGGCGCGACCGGCGGCCTCGACGCGGTACGGCTCGGCGCCCTGCTGGTGCGTAGCGGCCGGGCACCCCGCGTCGTCGTGGTCGGCGCCGAGCCGGCCGACGAGGTCGCGACCCGGCTGCGTGCCGACGCCGGCCTGCCGGCGGGCCCGTCCCAGGGGATGGCCGCCTGCGTGGTGCTCGCCCCGGCCGAGCGGCCCGGCGGGGTGCGGCTGCACTCGGTCCGCCGGCACCGCGCCCCGGAGGCGATGCCGGCGGACGGCCCCCCGACCATCCGGCTGGCCTGCGGCACCGGGTCCGGGGGCGGCGCGGACGAGGACCTGGCCGCCCTGGTCAACGCCGGGTACGGCGCGACCGGCGTGCTGCAGACCGCGCTCGCCGCCCGGTGGCTGGCCGACCCGGCCAGCCGGCCGGCCGGCGTCGACGAGGCGGCCGAGGCGGCGCTCACCTGCGGCTCGGCCGGCGACGGATTCGCCACCGCCCGGCTGTACCGCGACGGAGCCGGGACGTGA
- a CDS encoding alpha/beta fold hydrolase: MTWRLLAAPGAAPVAGRGRVVAAVHGLADNGSTWQELATRLGAGYRWYAVDAPWSADPDGSLRDGAGPARWLRQALAAVPEPVDILVGHSFGANAVLDHLATRPEPAVRAAVLIAPLVRPEDRAPHPVLIARTRAAIRQVVADGLRARLGPRATQVADDVLAAMVDKAVARVPDGAAEVVLDRLLATPRPALGRVGTPTLVLAGRSDQRLAGVRADSLAVMPAVEVRIHQHHGHFCHITEAAEVAAECAEFLDRVVPAPSPTGPTLEVVA, encoded by the coding sequence GTGACCTGGCGATTGCTCGCCGCGCCCGGCGCCGCCCCGGTTGCCGGGCGCGGGCGGGTGGTCGCGGCGGTGCACGGCCTGGCCGACAACGGATCCACCTGGCAGGAGCTGGCCACCCGGCTCGGCGCGGGCTACCGGTGGTACGCCGTGGACGCCCCGTGGAGCGCTGACCCGGACGGGTCCCTGAGGGACGGTGCGGGGCCCGCCCGGTGGCTGCGGCAGGCCCTGGCGGCCGTGCCGGAACCCGTCGACATCCTCGTCGGCCACTCCTTCGGCGCCAACGCCGTACTGGACCACCTGGCCACCCGGCCGGAGCCCGCGGTCCGCGCCGCCGTGCTGATCGCGCCGCTGGTCCGCCCCGAGGATCGGGCGCCGCACCCGGTGCTGATCGCCCGCACCCGGGCGGCGATCCGGCAGGTGGTGGCCGACGGGCTGCGGGCCCGGCTCGGCCCGCGCGCCACCCAGGTCGCCGACGACGTGCTCGCCGCGATGGTCGACAAGGCCGTCGCGCGGGTGCCCGACGGTGCCGCCGAGGTGGTGCTCGACCGGCTGCTCGCCACGCCACGGCCCGCGCTGGGCCGGGTCGGCACCCCGACCCTCGTCCTGGCCGGCCGCAGCGACCAGCGGCTGGCCGGGGTGCGGGCCGACTCGCTCGCCGTGATGCCCGCGGTAGAGGTCCGCATCCACCAGCACCACGGCCACTTCTGTCACATCACCGAGGCGGCCGAGGTGGCCGCCGAGTGTGCCGAGTTCCTCGACCGCGTCGTGCCGGCACCGTCGCCGACCGGTCCGACCCTGGAGGTTGTCGCATGA
- a CDS encoding hotdog family protein — translation MTVALDAHPTTYRGRPRYEGANIGTWVGFKQFVYLAEDAVLQYYRDRGTGPGELFHGCGVQLSIVEHSVRLPGPVFVDDEVYAEATPAPGGNGTEDTFAVTLTVERDGQPVPVLKGKVRVAFVAPAGVTGDLPGALAGRVVPGVAALRPPAEPPAAFRAGFRWSETIPYPHCQFSDRMQHSGYVRDLEEVVHRYLADRGISIRRMLTERNWIPAVTRSQVRLLADAHLEEELHTVFTVDDIVKDVMFAGRMDCYVVRDGRIVHTATGSITHGYGVASGPDAGQVAVMDAQTQAALLWSGS, via the coding sequence ATGACCGTTGCCCTCGACGCCCACCCCACCACGTACCGCGGCCGACCGCGGTACGAGGGTGCCAACATCGGCACCTGGGTCGGCTTCAAGCAGTTCGTGTACCTGGCCGAGGACGCGGTGCTGCAGTACTACCGCGACCGGGGCACCGGCCCCGGCGAGCTGTTCCACGGCTGCGGGGTCCAGCTGTCCATCGTGGAGCACTCGGTGCGGCTGCCCGGCCCGGTCTTCGTCGACGACGAGGTGTACGCCGAGGCGACGCCCGCGCCGGGCGGCAACGGCACCGAGGACACCTTCGCCGTGACGCTGACCGTCGAACGGGACGGGCAGCCGGTGCCGGTGCTCAAGGGCAAGGTCCGGGTGGCGTTCGTCGCGCCGGCCGGGGTCACCGGCGACCTGCCCGGGGCACTGGCCGGCCGGGTGGTGCCCGGCGTCGCCGCCCTGCGACCGCCGGCCGAGCCGCCGGCCGCGTTCCGGGCGGGCTTCCGCTGGAGCGAGACGATCCCGTACCCGCACTGCCAGTTCTCCGACCGGATGCAGCACTCCGGCTACGTGCGCGACCTGGAGGAGGTGGTGCACCGGTACCTCGCCGACCGGGGCATCTCGATCCGGCGGATGCTGACCGAGCGCAACTGGATCCCGGCCGTGACCCGGTCGCAGGTGCGGCTGCTCGCCGACGCGCACCTGGAGGAGGAGCTGCACACGGTCTTCACCGTGGACGACATCGTCAAGGACGTCATGTTCGCCGGCCGGATGGACTGCTACGTCGTCCGCGACGGCCGGATCGTGCACACCGCCACCGGCTCGATCACCCACGGGTACGGGGTGGCCAGCGGACCGGACGCCGGCCAGGTCGCCGTCATGGACGCGCAGACGCAGGCGGCCCTGCTGTGGAGCGGGTCGTGA
- a CDS encoding 2-hydroxychromene-2-carboxylate isomerase produces MTGRPRVYFSFQSPFSWMALRQLEERVPDFADLFEYVPFWAPDARTQAGLDARGADFHYTAMSKAKHLYILHDTKRLAAGFGYRLVWPVDVAPWWEPSALGWLRARELGCERQFYRVVTETRWDRGENISDPAVLRAACDAAGLPAAELMAAVDDDRIRELGVDALVSAHRDEVFGIPLFIVDRQRYWGVDRIADVEAAVRALRGTDPAVGSTDLLESLPVAALATVGSFDHDEPGGCG; encoded by the coding sequence GTGACCGGCCGGCCCCGGGTCTACTTCTCGTTCCAGAGCCCGTTCAGCTGGATGGCGCTGCGGCAGCTCGAGGAGCGCGTGCCGGACTTCGCGGACCTGTTCGAGTACGTACCGTTCTGGGCCCCGGACGCCCGCACCCAGGCCGGCCTCGACGCCCGCGGCGCGGACTTCCACTACACCGCGATGAGCAAGGCCAAGCACCTGTACATCCTGCACGACACCAAGCGGCTCGCCGCCGGCTTCGGCTACCGCCTGGTCTGGCCGGTGGACGTCGCGCCCTGGTGGGAGCCGTCCGCGCTGGGCTGGCTGCGCGCCCGCGAACTGGGCTGCGAACGGCAGTTCTACCGGGTCGTCACCGAGACCCGCTGGGATCGGGGCGAGAACATCAGCGACCCGGCGGTGCTGCGCGCCGCCTGCGACGCGGCGGGGCTGCCCGCCGCCGAGCTGATGGCCGCCGTCGACGACGACCGGATCCGGGAACTGGGCGTGGACGCGCTGGTCAGCGCGCACCGGGACGAGGTGTTCGGCATCCCGCTGTTCATCGTCGACCGTCAGCGCTACTGGGGCGTGGACCGGATCGCCGATGTCGAGGCGGCGGTGCGGGCGCTGCGCGGCACCGACCCGGCGGTCGGGTCGACCGACCTGCTGGAGAGCCTGCCGGTGGCGGCGCTGGCGACGGTGGGCTCGTTCGACCACGACGAGCCCGGCGGCTGCGGCTGA
- a CDS encoding beta-ketoacyl-ACP synthase III: MRTWQGSRIAGLGYYQPPRVLTNEQLSQLVDTDDAWIRSRVGIQQRHVAEDQSVADMATVAAGKALGAAGVQPADVDLVVVATCTSVDRVPNVASRVAANLEMVGQAAYDINTACSGFSYALATADHAIRAGAAGTALVIGAERLTDFVDWQDRSTCILFGDGAGAAVLVGADEPGVGPVVWGGSAQRGPAIRIEGRSPRIEQDGQTVFHWATTALAPIAEEACRRAGIKPGELAGFVPHQANLRIINAVARDLGIEQAVVARDIVLSGNTSSASTPIALAKLVERREVPSDAPVLLLGFGGGLTYAGQVIRCP; encoded by the coding sequence GTGCGCACCTGGCAGGGATCCCGCATCGCCGGGCTCGGGTACTACCAACCGCCGCGGGTACTCACCAACGAGCAGCTCTCCCAACTGGTCGACACCGACGACGCGTGGATCCGCAGCCGGGTCGGCATCCAACAACGGCACGTCGCGGAGGACCAGTCCGTGGCGGACATGGCGACCGTCGCCGCCGGCAAGGCGCTCGGCGCGGCCGGCGTGCAGCCCGCGGACGTGGACCTGGTGGTGGTCGCCACCTGCACGTCCGTCGACCGGGTGCCCAACGTGGCGAGCCGGGTCGCCGCGAACCTGGAGATGGTGGGGCAGGCCGCGTACGACATCAACACCGCCTGCTCCGGCTTCTCCTACGCGCTCGCCACCGCCGATCACGCCATCCGGGCCGGCGCCGCCGGCACCGCGCTGGTGATCGGGGCGGAACGGCTCACCGACTTCGTCGACTGGCAGGACCGCAGCACCTGCATCCTCTTCGGTGACGGTGCTGGGGCCGCGGTGCTGGTCGGCGCCGACGAGCCGGGCGTAGGCCCGGTGGTGTGGGGCGGATCCGCGCAACGCGGTCCGGCGATCCGCATCGAGGGCCGGTCGCCGCGGATCGAGCAGGACGGCCAGACCGTGTTCCACTGGGCCACCACCGCGCTCGCGCCGATCGCGGAGGAGGCCTGCCGGCGCGCCGGCATCAAGCCGGGGGAGCTGGCCGGGTTCGTGCCGCACCAGGCGAACCTGCGCATCATCAACGCGGTCGCCCGGGACCTCGGCATCGAGCAGGCCGTGGTCGCCCGGGACATCGTCTTGTCCGGCAACACCTCGTCGGCGAGCACGCCGATCGCCCTGGCCAAGCTGGTGGAACGGCGGGAGGTGCCCAGCGACGCCCCGGTGCTGCTGCTCGGCTTCGGCGGCGGGCTGACCTACGCCGGCCAGGTGATCCGCTGCCCGTGA
- the sbnA gene encoding 2,3-diaminopropionate biosynthesis protein SbnA, whose protein sequence is MSREALLGRLAMVGRAMPRTPLVQLRHDRLNLFAKLEYVNPNGSSKDRSAFWILKRAVERGDITERTTIVESSSGNFAISLASFCRWVGLAFVPVIDPNVNASTEAYLRRLCDRVEKVTEPDATGGYLSTRLSRVEELRAELPSVYWPNQYANPDALEAHDQLTGAELCADLPGIDYLFVGVSTGGTIAGLSTRLKRLRPDAWVVAVDAEGSVIFGGPPARRRLPGLGSSIVPPLVGKASIDDVVIVPEVDAVRGCHELFERHGLYAGGSTGSVYSAIERYFADHRGPRPTVAFLCADRGTGYADTVYDPEWVARFVAQRDRGQSVALV, encoded by the coding sequence GTGAGCCGTGAGGCCCTGCTGGGCCGCCTGGCCATGGTCGGGCGGGCGATGCCGCGTACCCCGCTGGTGCAGCTGCGGCACGACCGGCTGAACCTGTTCGCGAAGTTGGAGTACGTCAACCCGAACGGCAGCTCCAAGGACCGCTCGGCCTTCTGGATCCTGAAGCGGGCGGTCGAGCGCGGCGACATCACCGAGCGGACCACCATCGTGGAGTCCTCGTCGGGGAACTTCGCCATCTCGCTGGCCTCGTTCTGCCGCTGGGTCGGGCTGGCCTTCGTCCCGGTGATCGACCCGAACGTGAACGCCAGCACCGAGGCGTACCTGCGCCGGCTGTGCGACCGGGTGGAGAAGGTCACCGAGCCGGACGCGACGGGTGGCTACCTCTCCACCCGGCTGAGCCGGGTCGAGGAGCTGCGAGCGGAACTGCCCTCGGTCTACTGGCCCAACCAGTACGCCAACCCGGACGCACTGGAGGCGCACGACCAGCTCACCGGGGCCGAACTCTGCGCGGACCTGCCCGGCATCGACTACCTGTTCGTCGGGGTGAGCACCGGCGGCACCATCGCCGGGCTGTCCACCCGGCTCAAGCGGCTCCGCCCGGACGCCTGGGTGGTCGCGGTCGACGCCGAGGGGTCGGTCATCTTCGGCGGCCCGCCGGCCAGGCGGCGCCTGCCCGGGCTCGGCTCCAGCATCGTGCCGCCGCTGGTCGGCAAGGCCAGCATCGACGACGTGGTGATCGTGCCCGAGGTGGACGCCGTACGCGGCTGCCACGAGCTGTTCGAGCGGCACGGACTGTACGCCGGCGGGTCGACCGGCAGCGTCTACAGCGCGATCGAGCGGTACTTCGCCGACCACCGGGGTCCCCGCCCGACGGTCGCCTTCCTGTGTGCCGACCGAGGCACCGGTTACGCCGACACCGTGTACGACCCGGAGTGGGTCGCCCGGTTCGTCGCCCAACGCGACCGCGGCCAGTCCGTGGCGCTGGTGTGA
- the sbnB gene encoding 2,3-diaminopropionate biosynthesis protein SbnB: MSQIPPPTVQPFTVVTAAEVATAIEADRPACQDAVRRAYLTHDEAASALPHSSFLRFPQLPRDRIIALPAYLGGEFDVAGIKWIASFPGNTAHGIPRASAVLLLNDLATGYPYACLESSLISATRTAASAVLGAEALVGGRRVASVGFIGTGLIAEHVRRFLRDLDWEIGEYRLFDLDPAAAERFAATVQADGVGAVKVVPEAADACAADLVVLATVAGEPHLHDPALFAHRPVVLHLSLRDLSPAIVLAAQNVTDDVDHAVRERTSLHLAEQRVGHRDFVAGTIADVLRGRIRRDPDRAAVFAPFGLGVLDLAVGAWAFDRVRAAGGGRPVADFFPLAN; encoded by the coding sequence ATGAGCCAGATCCCACCGCCGACCGTCCAGCCGTTCACGGTGGTGACCGCGGCCGAGGTGGCCACGGCCATCGAGGCCGACCGGCCCGCCTGCCAGGACGCGGTCCGCCGTGCCTACCTCACCCACGACGAGGCGGCCAGCGCGCTGCCGCACAGCAGCTTCCTGCGCTTCCCGCAGCTGCCCCGGGACCGGATCATCGCCCTGCCCGCCTACCTCGGCGGCGAGTTCGACGTGGCCGGCATCAAGTGGATCGCCAGCTTCCCCGGCAACACCGCGCACGGCATCCCGCGCGCCTCGGCGGTGCTGCTCCTCAACGACCTGGCCACCGGCTACCCGTACGCCTGCCTGGAGTCCTCGCTGATCTCGGCGACCCGCACCGCGGCGTCGGCGGTGCTCGGCGCCGAGGCACTGGTCGGCGGCCGGCGGGTCGCCAGCGTCGGCTTCATCGGCACCGGCCTGATCGCCGAGCACGTGCGCCGCTTCCTGCGCGACCTGGACTGGGAGATCGGCGAGTACCGACTCTTCGACCTCGACCCGGCCGCGGCCGAGCGGTTCGCCGCCACCGTGCAGGCCGACGGGGTCGGCGCGGTCAAGGTGGTCCCCGAGGCCGCCGACGCCTGCGCCGCCGACCTGGTGGTGCTCGCCACCGTGGCCGGCGAGCCGCACCTGCACGACCCGGCCCTGTTCGCCCACCGCCCGGTGGTGCTGCACCTGTCCCTGCGCGACCTGTCGCCGGCGATCGTGCTCGCCGCCCAGAACGTCACCGACGACGTCGACCACGCGGTCCGCGAGCGGACCTCGCTGCACCTGGCCGAGCAGCGGGTCGGGCATCGCGACTTCGTCGCCGGCACCATCGCCGACGTGCTGCGTGGCCGGATCCGCCGGGACCCCGACCGGGCCGCGGTCTTCGCGCCCTTCGGCCTCGGGGTGCTCGACCTCGCCGTCGGGGCGTGGGCCTTCGACCGGGTACGCGCCGCCGGCGGCGGCCGGCCGGTCGCCGACTTCTTCCCGCTGGCGAACTGA
- a CDS encoding ATP-binding cassette domain-containing protein encodes MDLTIEAEGLRKSYGTHTALAGVDLAVPAGTVLGMLGPNGAGKTTMVRILSTLLAPDGGTARVCGHDVVREAREVRRRVGLTGQYAAVDELLTGRENLVLIGVLHHLGRRAARARADELLERFQLTDAAGRAARTYSGGMRRRLDLAASLVADPPVLVLDEPTTGLDITNRRTLWTMVREQVARGTTVLLTTQYLEEADQLADRILVLDGGKVIAEGTPDELKRKVGDEQLQIRVRDGGQRSAAVAALAAVTAQPPVLDDDGASLRLPLTDGLTGIAAVATALEAADIDVESFASCAPTLDDVFLSLTGRSTAEKPEAAA; translated from the coding sequence GTGGATCTGACGATCGAGGCCGAGGGGCTGCGCAAGAGCTACGGCACCCACACCGCCCTGGCCGGGGTGGACCTCGCCGTGCCGGCTGGCACCGTGCTCGGCATGCTCGGCCCGAACGGCGCCGGCAAGACCACCATGGTGCGCATCCTGTCGACGCTGCTCGCGCCCGACGGCGGCACCGCCCGGGTCTGCGGGCACGACGTGGTCCGGGAGGCACGCGAGGTGCGCCGCCGGGTCGGCCTCACCGGCCAGTACGCGGCCGTGGACGAGCTGCTCACCGGCCGGGAGAACCTCGTCCTGATCGGCGTCCTGCACCACCTCGGCCGCCGGGCGGCCCGCGCCCGGGCCGACGAGCTGCTGGAGCGGTTCCAGCTCACCGACGCCGCCGGCCGGGCCGCCCGCACCTACTCCGGTGGCATGCGGCGCCGGCTCGACCTGGCCGCGAGCCTGGTCGCCGACCCGCCGGTGCTGGTGCTCGACGAGCCCACCACCGGGCTGGACATCACCAACCGCCGCACCCTGTGGACGATGGTCCGCGAGCAGGTGGCCCGCGGCACGACGGTGCTGCTCACCACGCAGTACCTGGAGGAGGCCGACCAGCTCGCCGACCGGATCCTGGTGCTCGACGGCGGGAAGGTGATCGCCGAGGGCACCCCCGACGAGCTGAAGCGCAAGGTCGGTGACGAGCAGCTGCAGATCCGGGTGCGGGACGGCGGGCAGCGGTCCGCGGCCGTGGCCGCCCTCGCCGCCGTCACCGCGCAGCCACCGGTGCTCGACGACGACGGGGCGAGCCTGCGGCTGCCGCTCACCGACGGGCTGACCGGCATCGCGGCCGTGGCGACCGCCCTCGAGGCGGCCGACATCGACGTGGAGTCGTTCGCCAGCTGCGCGCCGACCCTGGACGACGTCTTCCTCTCCCTCACCGGGCGGAGCACCGCCGAGAAGCCGGAGGCAGCGGCATGA
- a CDS encoding ABC transporter permease, with amino-acid sequence MTTLAVETSALVGRHLRHLSRVPMRLLGVTVMPVAYVVIFGYLFGSVIEVKGGGYREFLMAGIFAQMMLTNLQHTALGVVDDLGNGIDDRFRSLPIAGLSVPLARTVADLTRVVVACVAMAVVGFAMGWRTHAGPVQVLAGFGLLLLLGFAASWLGVLLGLRLRSAEAVSAVAFLVVMPMTFLSNAFIPLHGLPGWLRTVCEWNPLSAVVAACRDLFGNPGSAGDALPMRHPVAASLLLTGVLLVVSATLATRAYRAAVRGR; translated from the coding sequence ATGACCACCCTCGCCGTCGAGACCTCGGCCCTGGTGGGCCGCCACCTGCGTCACCTCTCCCGGGTGCCGATGCGGCTGCTCGGCGTGACCGTGATGCCGGTCGCGTACGTGGTGATCTTCGGTTACCTCTTCGGCAGCGTCATCGAGGTCAAGGGTGGCGGCTACCGGGAGTTCCTGATGGCCGGCATCTTCGCCCAGATGATGCTCACCAACCTGCAGCACACCGCGCTCGGCGTCGTCGACGACCTGGGCAACGGCATCGACGACCGGTTCCGCTCGCTGCCGATCGCCGGGCTCTCCGTACCGCTGGCCCGGACCGTGGCCGACCTCACCCGGGTGGTGGTCGCCTGCGTCGCCATGGCGGTGGTGGGCTTCGCGATGGGCTGGCGCACGCACGCCGGGCCGGTCCAGGTGCTCGCCGGCTTCGGGCTGCTGCTCCTGCTCGGCTTCGCCGCCTCCTGGCTCGGGGTCCTGCTCGGCCTGCGGCTGCGCTCCGCCGAGGCGGTCAGCGCCGTGGCCTTCCTCGTCGTCATGCCGATGACGTTCCTGTCCAACGCGTTCATCCCGCTGCACGGCCTGCCCGGCTGGCTGCGCACGGTGTGCGAGTGGAACCCGCTGTCCGCCGTCGTCGCCGCCTGCCGGGACCTCTTCGGCAACCCGGGCTCGGCCGGCGACGCCCTGCCCATGCGGCACCCGGTCGCCGCCTCACTGCTGCTGACCGGGGTCCTGCTGGTGGTCAGCGCGACGCTCGCCACCCGCGCCTATCGGGCCGCCGTCCGGGGTCGCTGA